The following DNA comes from Ignavibacteriales bacterium.
AGGTGATTTATGGAAGAAAAGAAGCAGCACTACACCAATTGATACTGAAGCATCCGCGATATTAAATATTGGCCACCGTTCGTAAGTCCGGCCAAATATTGTGAAGTCGAAAAAGTCCATATTAAAAAAATCAACTACGTGACCGTAAAACAATCTTTCGTAACCGTAAAATACTCCATAAAAAGTTCTATCGATCAAATTTCCAATAGCCCCGCCAAGTATGAATGCTAATGCTAATCTAACAATAAGTTTCTGCTCACGTGATTTCCATAAATAGTAGAATATTCCTATGCTCGCAATTAAAGTAAAAATTGATAAAACTAATTTTGAAGATTCATTGACATCAATTCCAAAAGCAATTCCGGGATTCTCCACAAAAGTCAGTTTAAAAAAATCACCGAAAACCTTTATGCTTTGCCCATACTGCATTCCTTCTGCTCTAATATTCAATAAAGGAATTGTACCGCCTTTCACCAAAAATTTTGTTAATTGATCAGTGATGACAATAAAAAGTGTTGCGAATAGTACTCTCAATATTTTCTCTCAAATCTGAATTAGTATAAATTATTTCATGTTTTGTTTTACTTGAAGACAGTGCTGAGTATGAGGAACTGCAGCAAGACGGTCTTTAGGAACCAATGGGCATGTCGGGCATAAATGCTGCGGTTCATCAATACATTCTATACAAATGCCGTAAGTTCCGTTATCAATTCTCTGAAGTGCGTCATCGAGATAGCCGAGAAATTTATTCTCACGCTGAGCCCATAAATAAAGTTTTTCTCGCTCCATAGCGTCGGTTCCCTGCTCAGCCATATGCAATGAATAAGGAGAATTTTCATTTACATACTGACCCGTCGACGTATCCATCATCTGATCTTTTAATGCTTGGAGTTGTTCTATAATTTCATTTCGCTTATCAAGAATGATTTTCTTGAACTCATCCAGTTCTTTCTTTGAATAACCTTGAATCTTTTTAACTTTTTTAGTTGGAGAAATAACTTCTACATGTTTGCGCGATTTTGAAATCTTTACAACTTTTACATTTTTTTTAGCAGTTGTTTTCAACTTTGGTTTTAAACTCTTCGGCTTACTAATTTTTTTTGGTTTACTCACCACTTTTTTAGTTGTCTTGCTTTTAGCAGCAGTTTTTTTAATTATTTTTTTTACAGGTTTTTTTGCCATTAGTGCCTCCATTTACAATATTGTTACTTTAGCAACTGCAATTGTACAATCATAATCGCCAATTTTAAACTCTTGTTTAGGTCCATCGACAAGACTTTCATGTTTAAGAGAATCTGCAAGGACTTCTCTGGAAATATACTCAGAAAACTTATAAACGTAATCAATCATTTTTTGTTCGCTAGTAAATGAAACAATGATGCGGTCTACAACATCAAAGCCTGCATCTTTTCTTAGATTCTGAACGCGGTTAACAAATTCACGAGCATAGCCTTCCGCAATTAAATCTTCATTAAGTTCGGTATCAATTGCTACTGTTACACCTTCTTCACTTTCAACAATCCAGCCTTCAATTTCGTGACTAACAATTTCAACATCCTCACGAGAAATTTTTACACTTTGACTATCTATTAAAAGTTCATATTCGCCGATTTTTTCAAGTGTAAGCACAGCATTTTTATCCAATTCTTTTATCGCATTCGTAAGTTGTTTAACTAGTTTGCCATATTTCGGTCCCACAACTTTGAAATTCGGTTTTGCGGATTTATTCACAATTGCCGAATCATCTTCAAGAACAATCAATTCTTTGATATTCACTTCTTCCAAAATAACTTCACTCATTTTTTGAAGTGATTCTCTTTTAGATTTATCAACCGCAATCATCATTTTCAAAAGGGGCTGCCGTACTTTTAAATTATTTTTTGCACGAATGGATCGAGTTAAGAATACAACCCGCTGTGCAACATCCATCTTTTCTTCCAGTTCCGGTTCAAAATATGTTGTAGCGGGATAATCTGCAAGGTGAACAGATTCATACTTCTCATTTTTTGTGGCAAGATTTAAATTCTGGTATAACTCCTCGGATATAAACGGTGCAAACGGCGAAGTCAATTTTGCGATAGTAACTAAACATTCATACAAAGTTTGGTATGCAGAAATTTTGCTGTCATTCATTTCGGATTTCCAGAAACGTCTTCTGCTTCTTCGAACATACCAGTTGGAAAGCTGATCAATTGTAAAACTTGAAACCAGACGTGCCGCTTTAGTTACGTCATAGTTAGCCATTAGCTCATCATATTCTTTAACCAGCGAATTTAATTTGGAAATGATCCAACGGTCAATTTCCAGTCTGTCTTTATAGGCAATCGGTTTTTCAGAAAAATCAAATTTGTCGATGTTGGCATAAAGGACAAAAAAGTTATACGTGTTTACCAAAGTTCCAAAGAATTTTCTCTGAACCTCCGCAATTCCATCTTCATCAAAGAGAGTCGGTTTCCACGGAGGACTTGTTGTGATTAAGTACCAGCGAGTAGCATCAACTCCATATTTATCAAATAGAATAAATGGATCCACAGTATTACTGCGGCTCTTCGACATTTTGAGCCCTTGTTTGTCAAGGATCAATTCATTGACAATTAAATTCTTGAAAGCTACCTTGTCGAACAGCATAGTACTTATTGCGTGAAGAGTATAAAACCATCCGCGCGTTTGATCAATTCCTTCACAAATAAAATCAGCCGGAAAATTTTCTTTAAAGTATTCCTGGTTCTCAAATGGATAATGATATTGCGCAAACGGCATTGCCCCGCTGTCAAACCAAACATCAATCAGTTCCGGAGTCCGTTTGAAAATTTTTCCGTCACGCTCAAATTTAACATCATCAACAAACGGTTTGTGTAAATCAATTTCTTCTGAGGGTAAATCTTTAACTGAAATTCGTTTCCCGTCACGTTCAATAAATCCTTCTTTCAATTCTGCGATAGAACCGATAACAAACATTTCACCATCATCATTCAGCCAGATTGGAAGCGGCGTTCCCCAATATCGATCTCTTGATAACGCCCAGTCTTTATTTTCTTCAAGCCAATTTCCAAAACGTCCGGAACCTACTTCCGGAGGACACCAATTGATT
Coding sequences within:
- the lspA gene encoding signal peptidase II, producing the protein MRVLFATLFIVITDQLTKFLVKGGTIPLLNIRAEGMQYGQSIKVFGDFFKLTFVENPGIAFGIDVNESSKLVLSIFTLIASIGIFYYLWKSREQKLIVRLALAFILGGAIGNLIDRTFYGVFYGYERLFYGHVVDFFNMDFFDFTIFGRTYERWPIFNIADASVSIGVVLLLFFHKSPVEKSIEGSDTVVLTEESVEDKSAKQTEAIETEISNSSLSDDGKDSNREENKS
- a CDS encoding conjugal transfer protein TraR, which produces MAKKPVKKIIKKTAAKSKTTKKVVSKPKKISKPKSLKPKLKTTAKKNVKVVKISKSRKHVEVISPTKKVKKIQGYSKKELDEFKKIILDKRNEIIEQLQALKDQMMDTSTGQYVNENSPYSLHMAEQGTDAMEREKLYLWAQRENKFLGYLDDALQRIDNGTYGICIECIDEPQHLCPTCPLVPKDRLAAVPHTQHCLQVKQNMK
- the ileS gene encoding isoleucine--tRNA ligase, translating into MFKQFDEKINYPKIEKDVLKFWEENQIFEKSISSRPKSKTFTFYEGPPTVNGRPGIHHVMARTLKDLVCRYKTLKGYQVHRKAGWDTHGLPVEIAIEKELGFAQKSDIEKYGVGAFNKKAKDLVYHHIEMKEGWRTLTERMGYWINLDDPYITCTNEYIESVWWALSEYFKKGLIYKGFKIVPQCPHCETPLSSHELALGYADVHDPSVYVKFKLKDEDASILVWTTTPWTLISNVALAVGPQIDYVKIKTEKHGVMYLAEARLSVIKEEYELLSKLKGEELLDKNYEPLYSYVPVDKRAWYIIPGEFVSTEDGSGVVHIAPAFGADDYEVSKKFNLPFVQPVTKSGRFTDEVKDFAGRLVKTIKFEDREEKGVDPDIIRNLKERNLIYKAGNDYLHSYPHCWRCDNPLIYYARDSWYIRTTDVAKRMIELNSTINWCPPEVGSGRFGNWLEENKDWALSRDRYWGTPLPIWLNDDGEMFVIGSIAELKEGFIERDGKRISVKDLPSEEIDLHKPFVDDVKFERDGKIFKRTPELIDVWFDSGAMPFAQYHYPFENQEYFKENFPADFICEGIDQTRGWFYTLHAISTMLFDKVAFKNLIVNELILDKQGLKMSKSRSNTVDPFILFDKYGVDATRWYLITTSPPWKPTLFDEDGIAEVQRKFFGTLVNTYNFFVLYANIDKFDFSEKPIAYKDRLEIDRWIISKLNSLVKEYDELMANYDVTKAARLVSSFTIDQLSNWYVRRSRRRFWKSEMNDSKISAYQTLYECLVTIAKLTSPFAPFISEELYQNLNLATKNEKYESVHLADYPATTYFEPELEEKMDVAQRVVFLTRSIRAKNNLKVRQPLLKMMIAVDKSKRESLQKMSEVILEEVNIKELIVLEDDSAIVNKSAKPNFKVVGPKYGKLVKQLTNAIKELDKNAVLTLEKIGEYELLIDSQSVKISREDVEIVSHEIEGWIVESEEGVTVAIDTELNEDLIAEGYAREFVNRVQNLRKDAGFDVVDRIIVSFTSEQKMIDYVYKFSEYISREVLADSLKHESLVDGPKQEFKIGDYDCTIAVAKVTIL